One window of Mycobacteriales bacterium genomic DNA carries:
- the ilvN gene encoding acetolactate synthase small subunit, with the protein MSRHTLSVLVENKPGVLARVASLFSRRGFNIDSLAVGPTEHSDVSRMTIVVNVEALPLEQVTKQLNKLVNVLKVVELETDAAVQRELLLVKVKAEQATRSQVFEIVQVFRAKVVDVATDAVTIEVTGTSDKLDAFIKVLEPYGIRELVQSGVVAVGRGARSITDRSLRSVERTA; encoded by the coding sequence ATGTCCCGCCACACCCTGTCCGTCCTCGTCGAGAACAAGCCCGGCGTACTCGCTCGCGTGGCGTCGCTGTTCTCCCGGCGCGGGTTCAACATCGATTCGCTCGCCGTCGGTCCGACCGAGCACTCCGACGTGTCCCGGATGACCATCGTGGTCAACGTCGAGGCGCTGCCGCTCGAGCAGGTGACCAAGCAGCTCAACAAGCTCGTCAACGTGTTGAAGGTCGTCGAGCTCGAGACCGACGCGGCGGTGCAGCGCGAGCTGCTGCTCGTGAAGGTCAAGGCCGAACAGGCCACGCGGTCTCAGGTGTTCGAGATCGTGCAGGTCTTCCGCGCCAAGGTGGTCGACGTGGCGACCGACGCGGTCACCATCGAGGTGACCGGTACGTCGGACAAGCTCGACGCCTTCATCAAGGTGCTCGAGCCTTACGGCATCCGCGAGCTCGTCCAGTCCGGGGTCGTCGCGGTAGGGCGCGGCGCTCGTAGCATTACTGACCGAAGCCTTCGTTCCGTTGAAAGGACCGCATAA
- the ilvC gene encoding ketol-acid reductoisomerase, producing MFYDDDADLALVQGRKVAILGYGSQGHAHALNLRDSGVDVRVGLPEGSKSRAAAEAEGLRVVTPSEASAEADLIMVLAPDTVQRHLFTDDIEPNLKDGDALFFGHGFNIRFGYITAPAGVTVAMVAPKGPGHLVRRQFQEGRGVPCLVAVEQDPDGNGQALALSYAKGIGGTRPGTLKTTFTEETETDLFGEQAVLCGGVSALVQAGFETLTEAGYQPEAAYFECLHELKLIVDLMYEGGLAKMRWSISDTAEYGDYSRGPRVITDATKAEMKRILGEIQDGTFAREWIAEDDNGRPNFDKYRAEGAAHPIEEVGGRLRGLMSWIRTD from the coding sequence ATCTTCTATGACGACGACGCCGACCTGGCACTTGTCCAAGGCCGCAAGGTCGCCATCCTGGGCTACGGCTCGCAGGGCCACGCACACGCGCTGAACCTCCGCGACTCAGGGGTCGACGTCCGCGTCGGCCTGCCCGAGGGGTCGAAGAGCCGCGCTGCCGCTGAGGCCGAGGGGCTTCGCGTCGTGACGCCTTCGGAGGCCTCGGCAGAGGCGGACCTGATCATGGTGCTCGCACCTGACACGGTGCAGCGTCACCTGTTCACCGACGACATCGAGCCGAACCTGAAAGACGGCGACGCGCTGTTCTTCGGCCACGGCTTCAACATCCGCTTCGGCTACATCACCGCGCCCGCGGGCGTCACGGTCGCGATGGTTGCCCCCAAGGGTCCCGGTCACCTGGTACGCCGCCAGTTCCAGGAGGGCCGCGGCGTACCCTGCCTCGTCGCGGTCGAGCAGGACCCGGACGGCAACGGCCAGGCCCTGGCGCTGTCCTACGCCAAGGGCATCGGCGGCACCCGCCCGGGCACGCTGAAGACCACCTTCACCGAGGAGACCGAGACCGACCTGTTCGGCGAGCAGGCCGTCCTCTGCGGTGGTGTCTCCGCGCTCGTGCAGGCCGGGTTCGAGACGCTGACCGAAGCGGGTTACCAGCCCGAGGCGGCGTACTTCGAGTGCCTCCACGAGCTGAAGCTGATCGTCGACCTGATGTACGAGGGCGGCCTCGCCAAGATGCGTTGGTCGATCTCGGACACGGCCGAGTACGGCGACTACTCCCGCGGGCCACGCGTCATCACCGACGCCACGAAGGCGGAGATGAAGCGCATTCTCGGCGAGATCCAGGACGGCACCTTCGCCCGCGAGTGGATCGCGGAGGACGACAACGGGCGGCCGAACTTCGACAAGTACCGCGCCGAAGGCGCGGCCCACCCGATCGAAGAGGTCGGTGGCCGGCTTCGCGGCCTGATGTCCTGGATCCGCACCGACTAG